ATCCTTTACCCCCCAACAcactttctttccctcaGGGATAAAGAGTACATCAGTAGCCTGAAGGACTATCATTCTACTACATATCTCTGACAAAGGCGCCGTAAGCAAGGGAACGATTGCCACGCCCAGCAAGTAAACAGAAAGGGATATAACGCCCATTGTACTGGACGAAAAATGGAGATCCTACTGAACCTTATCCAGGGCGGGAGCCATTATAGCCGAGCTCATGGAAGTTAGGAAAGTGAACAGCGacatggggatgggggtcgCCCATCTCTTGCCCGACGGCCAATTCCTTGGATGGCCCAGGTCCTCGGGACCATTCCATGTCACCTTAGATAATAAGCACAGCGCTTCAACTTGATGTTGTAGGATGCCTTAACTAATTAGAGTCTTGTTCAGATGGTGGTAACTATGCTGAAGCTCCAGATAATGGGCTTTGGGAATTCCGGGTTTCGTTGGGAGGCGTGTTAATTGCGCCTTCATTGCAGAACGTGCCCCGATATCAGAATAACGGTTTCACGGACCCGATGGGAATGAGGGAATGATCCCGTTACGTCAAATACACGGAAGCGAAGTACCTGGCAGCTATATAAGCTGGTTTGCTTTCGGCGAAGAAAACGCAGGCTTATTTTTCAAGAGGATTGTATTACCACTGAGAAGAACAGGAAGGTTGGCAGCTGCCACGCAAGCTCAAGCCATGATATACTGTGTCTTATTGCCGTTCGCAAGCTCGGTAGCTGTTCACTGTTCAAAATGGCATTTGACTCCCAGACCAGGTCACTATATCCGGGCCGCCTGCGCCTGCATTGATTGATGCTATAGATTTAGGGTTTCGGCAGCGCGCCAACGCGGCGGAGAAGCTTCCCCTGCTTGTTATTGTTAGGCTAGTGCGGTGCAACTAAATTCTGTTGCTTTAAACAATCTCAGTCCCGCCGTATTGTCAATTGATAAGACCGTCTgcagtataaataaaatgaCGTGGCTTTCACGACATTGATCTTATGTGGTGAATAGACAGTGTTTCATGTAGCTGTGATGCAGTGCAGGTTTCGAGAGATAGTCAGCTTTAGCATAGTTGCCAGCTTTAGTCCTCACAGTACGAAAGGGAAAACTCGAGAGGAGATTCTCAAGCTCACGGCTGTTCTAAATGAGAAAGCACCGGCTGATTTCTGTCTTTTCAGAGAAAGTTGTATACTTGACGCGTCAGCGTATTTGGCTTGCGCAAGTAGTTCATGCGGTCTCATCGCAATGCAGTCTACAATTGTTTCCCGTCTTTTGGATTCTATATCAACTAATGATTTGGCAAATTTCACTCTGTGTGCAACATGTATAGCTTACCTTCGTACTTGGGGGACCAGAGTGTCAGTAGATGAAAGTCAGGGCGTTTGTGACTTTCTGGAAATTCCGCTTGTAATGCAAACATATTGTTCTCGGAAAGTAATGCACGAAGACCACCTCACGAACACCGTCCCGCAGCTGCTGTTCAATTGATTTTTCAAGGTTGAAGGTTAGTACCGAAACTTGTAGGTTATTCAAGTCATGCTTCAATTGTTTGATGCCGTGTAACCGTGAAGCAGCGTAGCTTGCCACGAGTAGCTGACAAGAGTAGTCTGGAGATGGAGCCTTTTACGTGTGCAATTTGTCGACTAGCGAAGACACTTGAAGCGTGTATAAGAGGCCAATCCTGGCAATAGCTAGGATGGCTCTGAGGTCAATAAACGTGAGTGATATTTCTATTCCCCTCGTGGACACCAGATAtatcaaaagcaaaaaaagacAAGCAGATCTCCGCATTCGGTGAGACTGATTACTTCGGCCGCCGGCATAAATCATGAGATAGGTGGGTGGAGAAACTCTCCGGTAGGTCCTAACATTGAAAGGAAGCGCAAGTACATCCACGTGAGCCTAGTTAGTCGTTCGCCAATCTACATGTGTCCATCACACCTCATGCTCAAATTTCTGTAATATCAGTATCAAACTGAAAGAGATGCCATTACCAATGCAACCGAAAATGAAATTGTGTTATAAATAGTCCATGGATCTAGGCTCTCTATCAATAATACAGAAGGTCTACACCAGCAGACTCGCAATAATACAGAGAAGGTAGTGGTACAGGGGCATTGTGTAGCGCCCAATTTCAACAAGGGGAGACTCAGATGAACGCCAATCCCAAAGCAACGCTGATGGATCATCGCTCAAACGTCTCACTTTCTCCGCTTCATGGTCTTCTCGCACATCTGGGCCAACCCAGCCTTGGCGTCGCTGTCGGGGAAGTCGGAGATCGCAGCGACAGCCTTATCCGCATACTCCTGAGCCAGGATACGGGTCTGTTCGACACCGTCGGCCTTGAAGACAAGTTCACGAGCCTAGTGATCAATCAATGTTAGTGTACAAGGCTTGTTTGCTACAATCAGGGTCGCATTACCTTCTGAACATCGCCGGGCTGGCTGAACTTCCGGCCAACCAACGGGCCAAGCTCTGGGAACTGCTTCCAGGCAAAGAGCAGCGGGGCCGTAGCAAGACCAAGCTCCAGGTCCGCGCCAGCTGGCTTGCCCAATTCAGCCTCGGTCACGGTATAGTCCAGCATATCGTCCACAAGCTGGAACGCCAGTCCCAAGTTACGTCCGTACTGGTAGGATGCTTCGACAACCTCGGGGGCGCTGTGACCCAACACGGCAGTCGACCGGCAGGACTTGCTGATCAAGCTACCCGTCTTCAGGTATGTCTTCTGCAGGTAGTACGAAAGGGTGTCGTCCGTGAAAACGGGGTTCTTCTCATCCGCAGCCGTGTTCTTCAACTGCATGAACTCGCCCTCAACGAGGTTGGTAATGACAGTCGACATCAGCTCAATGACCTCTGGGTCCCTCAGCCGCGCGAGAGCGACGGAGGCCCGACCCAGCATGAAGTCTCCCGCCAAAACGGCCATCTTGTTTCCGAATTGAAGGTTGGCGGACGTTAAAGAACGGCGGGACTCGGCATTATCGATGACGTCGTCGTGCAGAAGAGACGCAGTGTGAATCAATTCGGTGATTTCAGCAAGCCGCCGCTGGGTGGGCAGGATGTCCTTGTCGCCGGCAAAGTCGTACGGCGCATCTGCACTACCGGATGAGAGCGCATCCAAGTCCGGGTTCTTATCGACGAGAATTGAGGGCGAGCTGATTGGGTCGTTCACTGTTGCCGAATTGTTGTCCGTGCCCGTCTTCCGGGGACACAGCGCCGTCGCCTGAGacatcagcagcaccagaagCGGCCGCATGTGTTTACCCTCACTGCGGGTGTAGTATTTGGCCACCTTGTCCAGTGTAGGATGGCCGGACCCGAGCAGCTGCCGGAGGTTCTTCGTCAAGAATTTGAGTTCCTTTCCTACCATCCGCAATGGGTCGACGGAGATGCCCGGAGGTGCCTTGGGTAGGCCTTTGAAGATGGTCTGAGCTGCGGAGACGGCGGCACCGAGCGGCGATACATTGTTACGTTTTGTGGGATGATATTTTCGTGATTGGAGCTGGAATTGGTTCGCAACCAATTCATTCCGGAGGCATTGCCAGCAAACTATCGTGGAAGACGTGACGCGTGACGAGAGTACCAGCCCGGATGCCGGCACCGTGCGTGCTTTCATTCTCGGGGAATGTGTGAGGAAAGTAGCTAGAATTGAGTCAAACAAGATGCTGAGATCATAATACCGGGAAAGAGGATGATTGAAAGCCGGGCCAGGTCCGGGGCCGCACCAGtgcctggatggatggatgaggcgCAATTAACACCCGCCGAAGATTTCGAGACGGAGGTTGCCTCGGGCCGGGTCGGGGCTCTGGGCCCGTCCCTGCCGCATCTAGTTTCTCTCCCTGTATCTTCCCTACGTCttccaccacaccacactcTACTACagtatttaaatagtattgcacacacacacacacaatatCACAGGCATTTATTTCAATTCAGCTCACATGATCATGTCTGCAAGGGTTTTCTGATCTATTATGATGGAAAATTACAACAGAAACCCAAGGTCAcgcttctcctccgtcccGCAAGAGACAAACTCGGCAGGCCGAACAGCATCTACAGCAGAAACCACCTGTGCAACAGTACAAAGGAGCCGGTCCAATGACATATAAGAGACATGGGAGATCACGCCGGCGAAGCTCAGTCCTACCCATTGCTTCATACACACCCGAACGACGACACTGCAAATAAGAACACATTGTTGAAAAGCTTCCCTCCGTTTCTGAACCCCAACGGGACGGGATATAACAGGATTACAAACGAAAAGCTGCTGTATGCTTATAACTTCACACCCACTAGATTGCATCGAAATCGCCGccggcatcctcgtcatccatgTCTCCTTCCTGGATCTCCTTGGCCAACTCCCGCTCACGCTCCCGTGCCTCCTGCGCACTCTTTAACTCCAGGCGGTGTTGGTTCATGGGGAACCGCATGGCCTAATGACAGAATAGTTAGCTGAGAACTCTCTGTAGAGCATGGAGCAGAAGATATATCCTCGTAGGAACTTACCTTGACGCTTTCGTCGTGGAGACTCAAGCAAGCTCTGATGCGCTCATGGAACACCTCTCCGGGTTCCCGGGTCGCATAGATGTCTCCCACTTCCTTGCTCTTCATGAATCCGTGTTCGTGGTCCAAGCTGGCCTCGATCACACCATCGCGGATAGCCTTGGCCACAATGTACTCGGCAGACTCCTCGCTGTCCAGTCCGAGACGCAGGCAAATATCCCGGAGCGAGATGCGAGAGTAGGAAAGGGACATCATGCGAATGCCGGTCTTGATAACGTTCTGGCGCAGACGCAGGATAAGAGTGTACGTACCATCCTTGCGGAACGTCGCACTGTGGGTGTTGACAATGTTGAGGAACCCATCCAAGTCACCCACACTGACAGCTTGAACAAGGAGGAAGTAGGGGTGCATGGCGCGCTCAAGAGCGGGCTGTCGGAAAATAGCCCGGTCGGGGATGTCACCCATGAGAAGCTCCACCACAACAAGCAGTTTATGAGAAGCCTGGTAGAAGCCGCGCGCACTGTGACTGGAAGGCGACTTGCGAGTGGCACCGATCAAGTGTCCATGGGCATCGGTGTACTGCAACTGAATGGCCCGGATGCGACCCAGGTAGTAGAGGTACCGGGCGATCTGGTTGTTGGACGCCGATGGGGGAAATTTGTTGTGCGAGATGAGAAGGTCTGCCTGTGAGATGTGAGACGTAGATAGGTAGTTGCGCAGCAGTAGCGTCATCACGGTAGCTTGGGTGTCTACATCCTTGCGAAGCACTGCTGTCCGCAGGGCAGCGAGCAAGGGCTGGCGGATCTTAGTCACAGTGGCAGCAGGcgatgggggaaggggagcGATCTGCTCATAGAAGAGAgagtagtagaagtagacACGAGCTGCCAGAGAGTCAAGGGTACGGCGGTTAAGCGTCCGCAGACGCTCAATCAGGTTCGTCGAAAACTTGGCACCCAGCTgaatctccttcttgtcaTACAAGAAGATCTGGACGAGGATAGACATATAGATATCAACCTCGGGCAGGGTCTCCTTGGGAGCAGACTTGGTCTTCTCCGACTCAATCTCCATCTTCGCGCTGGACCGAGCACCGCCCAGAGCACCTGCTTGATCAAGAGCATTCAACAAGAATGAAGCGGTGACACTTGACGATGAGTAAGTCTCCTCGATAACTTCTGCTAGCACATCACCCGTGATGTGTTTGCGCATGGACGATATCGAGCGCAGGACGCGGAGGGTGAATCTGGGGTCGAAGTGGGTAACGGCTCGTTCGAGGAGGGTAAAGTTGGTCTTGATGTCTACATGAAACGCATGGCAGCATTAGTACAGGGCGCTGGGCAGATAAACGCCAGAACAGATAGAACCAACCTTGGATGGCCTTGGTCTTGGGATCAACCTCAGGCTCGGCATCCTCGCCCTCAGCACCCTCCATGGCGACGTCGCCTTCTTTATCCGTTCCTTTCTCGCCGGATAACCTGGATCCCTTGGTAGGGGGCACTACAACAGTCATCTTCTCGTCACCCTTGCGGTCTTGACTGGCGTTGAATGAGGATGTAGGCCCACCTGCCGTATCCTCTCCCATCTCAACATCTTCCGAGCCATTCACGCCATTCTCCGTCGGGTCGGACCCGTTGGCACGCGGCTGATCACGCTGCTCACCCATTCCGGAGTTGGCAGTATTATTCGACGAGGCGCCTTTCGTGGTAGAGGCAGCTTTGGCCTTGTTGGCAGCAGCGCGGGTAGGCGCCGGCTTATCTTTGTTGGAACTAGAGCTCTGCGAAGTGGAGCGTCCCTTCTCACCGTTAGCAGATGAAGAGGTATCTGACTTGCTGTTCGATCTCAGAGAGCGCCTTTCAGCCGGCATCTTTCGTTGGGGTTCTTGtctgtttctcttttttccagCTATGGAGCTCAGGTGAGCACTGGGGACCGCGGTACCGGAGACACAGGAAGGGGGTTTTTGGATGAAAGACCACTATCCAGAGTCCGGGGATGCAGGAATGAAAAGGACAAGAGTCACAGCGAGCGAAGCCAAAAGGACCAAGATGCGGGGcgggggatgatgaaggatgggGGATTGGGTTGAGGTTTGGGAGCAGAtggttgatgaggtggtgaTGTGATGTCAAGGCTGGCTCTGGATGGACAGCGAGAGAACCAGCACAGGGAGCTTAGTCAGTGTCGGGCCAGTTGGGGGTTCGAGCTTACCAACGGAGCAATCGGTCAGCTGTGAGACCGGCGTGACGCGCTGTCGGGTTTCTGTCACGTCTGGAAAGAGTAGCAAGAGAAATTGGTTGGTGGTTCGGAAAAGAGACAATGGCCGTGTGGGAAGGGGTTTAATCCGATTGCTggtaaagaagaagaaggtccgAATTGCTGGAGAATTTCGGTCGCAGGCAGTTAGTTGTTCGGGGTTGCGTTGCCACCAAATCCTCATTCCCGGCCAGTTTCAGAccgcctgaggcagaaacaGCTGGGAAGCTCTGCTTGGCGTGTTTACCCGTGTTGCTCTGACCAGTCAATGTATTTACTAGTTGCTTGCTAGTCTAGTCATTGATTGTTGTTTCTATCCCCCACCCGCAGCGATAACAAACTCACTCACTGAAGCACAAGATCACCATTCCCACACCCCGCAACacggaaaagagaaaagaagaatgtcGCTCCTTGAAAGTCATCTAGAGCAGATCGCATTGTCTTCTAATGCCATTGCGGAGCTACCGTATGCATCCCCCTCTCACCTTGCTTCGTACCCGGCATTGATTGCTTCTGCCCCAGGTTTCCCCAACCGCGGATCTTCA
The window above is part of the Aspergillus luchuensis IFO 4308 DNA, chromosome 8, nearly complete sequence genome. Proteins encoded here:
- the RPN3 gene encoding proteasome regulatory particle lid subunit RPN3 (BUSCO:EOG09262CMP;~COG:O;~EggNog:ENOG410PFHZ;~InterPro:IPR000717,IPR036390,IPR013586,IPR035267;~PFAM:PF08375,PF01399;~go_component: GO:0000502 - proteasome complex [Evidence IEA];~go_function: GO:0030234 - enzyme regulator activity [Evidence IEA];~go_process: GO:0042176 - regulation of protein catabolic process [Evidence IEA]); the encoded protein is MPAERRSLRSNSKSDTSSSANGEKGRSTSQSSSSNKDKPAPTRAAANKAKAASTTKGASSNNTANSGMGEQRDQPRANGSDPTENGVNGSEDVEMGEDTAVPPTKGSRLSGEKGTDKEGDVAMEGAEGEDAEPEVDPKTKAIQDIKTNFTLLERAVTHFDPRFTLRVLRSISSMRKHITGDVLAEVIEETYSSSSVTASFLLNALDQAGALGGARSSAKMEIESEKTKSAPKETLPEVDIYMSILVQIFLYDKKEIQLGAKFSTNLIERLRTLNRRTLDSLAARVYFYYSLFYEQIAPLPPSPAATVTKIRQPLLAALRTAVLRKDVDTQATVMTLLLRNYLSTSHISQADLLISHNKFPPSASNNQIARYLYYLGRIRAIQLQYTDAHGHLIGATRKSPSSHSARGFYQASHKLLVVVELLMGDIPDRAIFRQPALERAMHPYFLLVQAVSVGDLDGFLNIVNTHSATFRKDGTYTLILRLRQNVIKTGIRMMSLSYSRISLRDICLRLGLDSEESAEYIVAKAIRDGVIEASLDHEHGFMKSKEVGDIYATREPGEVFHERIRACLSLHDESVKAMRFPMNQHRLELKSAQEARERERELAKEIQEGDMDDEDAGGDFDAI
- the COQ1 gene encoding trans-hexaprenyltranstransferase (BUSCO:EOG092634B5;~COG:H;~EggNog:ENOG410PJ43;~InterPro:IPR033749,IPR008949,IPR000092;~PFAM:PF00348;~go_process: GO:0008299 - isoprenoid biosynthetic process [Evidence IEA]), with translation MKARTVPASGLVLSSRVTSSTIVCWQCLRNELVANQFQLQSRKYHPTKRNNVSPLGAAVSAAQTIFKGLPKAPPGISVDPLRMVGKELKFLTKNLRQLLGSGHPTLDKVAKYYTRSEGKHMRPLLVLLMSQATALCPRKTGTDNNSATVNDPISSPSILVDKNPDLDALSSGSADAPYDFAGDKDILPTQRRLAEITELIHTASLLHDDVIDNAESRRSLTSANLQFGNKMAVLAGDFMLGRASVALARLRDPEVIELMSTVITNLVEGEFMQLKNTAADEKNPVFTDDTLSYYLQKTYLKTGSLISKSCRSTAVLGHSAPEVVEASYQYGRNLGLAFQLVDDMLDYTVTEAELGKPAGADLELGLATAPLLFAWKQFPELGPLVGRKFSQPGDVQKARELVFKADGVEQTRILAQEYADKAVAAISDFPDSDAKAGLAQMCEKTMKRRK